The DNA window CACGCTCTGCGTTCTCGCCAAACCCGTACCCGTGCCGGACAAATGTGTAGAGCTTGCTCAGTGTGGCCTTGTATAATTGAAGTGGTTTCAGCTCCAGACGTCAGTTGGCATTTGGGCAACTAGGATAATTATGACTGCTCAAAATTCGGTAACGACGGCGTTTATTTCAACGGGTATTCCTGGCTTGGACAATGTCCTTGGAGGAGGATTGACGAAGGAGCGTTTGTACTTGCTCGAGGGTGATCCTGGCTCTGGGAAGACGACTATGGCCCTTCAATTTTTGATCGAGGGCGCCCGCTTGGGGGAGACAGTTCTCTACATTACGCTTGCCGAGAACAACATCGAATTGCATGCAGTAGCAGACGCTCACGGATTCCAGATGGATGGGGTGCAGGTGCACGAGGTGATACCTGAAGAAAGCTTACTAGATCCGAGTGAGCAATACACGGTCTTGCACCCTTCCGAAGTCGAGCTAAGTGAAACAAACAGTCTTATTCTGGGGATGATCGAGAAGCTAAATCCTAGCCGGGTGGTCCTCGACTCTCTCTCGGAGCTTCAGCTTTTGTCAGGTAGCGCTTTGCGCTACAGACGTCACGTGCTTGCCTTGAAACAGTACTTCGCAAAGCGTTCATGCACAGCTCTACTTCTTGATGACAAGACTGCAATTCGCGGAGATCAGCAAGTCCGAAGCATTGCCCATGGGGTGATTACCTTACAGCATACGGATTCGGAATATGGCGCCGAAAGGCGGGTAGTCCGTGTACTTAAATATCGTGGCATTTCCTTTCGACGTGGACCCCACGATTATTCGATTATTACAGGTGGAATCGTTGTTTATCCGCGAATAATTGCCGCTGAGACTCGCGAGCTAACTCCGCGAACAAAAGTC is part of the Pseudoduganella lutea genome and encodes:
- a CDS encoding ATPase domain-containing protein, yielding MTAQNSVTTAFISTGIPGLDNVLGGGLTKERLYLLEGDPGSGKTTMALQFLIEGARLGETVLYITLAENNIELHAVADAHGFQMDGVQVHEVIPEESLLDPSEQYTVLHPSEVELSETNSLILGMIEKLNPSRVVLDSLSELQLLSGSALRYRRHVLALKQYFAKRSCTALLLDDKTAIRGDQQVRSIAHGVITLQHTDSEYGAERRVVRVLKYRGISFRRGPHDYSIITGGIVVYPRIIAAETRELTPRTKVRSGIEELDALLGGGIEAGSSTLVSGPPGTGKSTLAVQFVKAITDQGDKAAMFLFEESFNTLLNRCYGVGINLRDPHDAGLLTIHQIDPAELSPGEFTHAVCRAADAGAKVVVIDSLNGYLNAMPEARFLTTHLHEVLTYLGQRGVVTFLIGVQQGIVGAMTTGIDISYMADNVLILRYFEARGAVQKAISVFKKRGGAHETTLRRFGITSSGIEVGPVLDNFQGILTGVPALINGEQDVVVLAQQP